A genomic window from Leishmania donovani BPK282A1 complete genome, chromosome 16 includes:
- a CDS encoding eukaryotic translation initiation factor 1A, putative, translated as MPKNMGKGGKSFKAGNSKGNMQNQKRDLTYANPDEGEEYAQVKKALGNLRLELQLAGGSTVIGAIRGAMVRKVWIGQGDVVLVAKREFNENDVVDIIHRFTPAEVRLLVKENAIPRDFRSAEERDNNGNTDYIFVNDEDDAQNDDDDQNAIDRNEVIMDDPLAALDNL; from the coding sequence ATGCCGAAGAACATGGGTAAGGGCGGTAAGTCCTTTAAGGCTGGTAACTCGAAGGGCAACATGCAGAACCAGAAGCGTGACCTCACCTACGCCAACCCcgacgagggcgaggagTACGCGCAGGTAAAGAAGGCGCTCGGCAACCTCCGTCTCGAGCTCCAGCTCGCCGGTGGCTCCACCGTCATCGGCGCCATCCGCGGCGCCATGGTGCGCAAGGTGTGGATCGGCCAGGGCGACGTAGTGCTCGTGGCAAAGCGCGAATTCAATGAGAACGACGTAGTCGACATTATTCACCGCTTCACCCCGGCCGAGGTCCGCTTGCTGGTGAAGGAGAACGCCATCCCGCGTGACTTCCGGTCAGCCGAGGAGCGCGATAACAACGGCAACACCGATTATATCTTTGTgaacgacgaggatgacgcacagaacgacgacgatgaccaGAATGCGATCGACCGTAATGAGGTCATCATGGATGACCCCCTCGCGGCCCTCGACAACCTCTAA
- a CDS encoding 50S ribosomal protein L17, putative has translation MLRWSRLLRGRPPPVMGHAKRMRFAGVDDNPSVTHKPWDTSEPLMADYGWERGKLPKFRARSPFHRQQIARRMVTELIRKDYVIVGGARAPALRILADHVVELAKAGDTDSRQQLAYFLHDPLMVDKAFDEYPRRFRDMNAKYAMMTRLKGRRRSDNVAMYFVEYKNRDMSDNHKGEDYTAGPERFFLPPRIIETEKGIQRPPHMQMAFDRWASKFKTEEFHHWWRLRHAKLRYWGVRNVPHPSDVDPLWTEKEEEEWHNEMLANTSDFEDFDLDDDSYEAAGEGGGQCGSSSPSGIGPEPQKKF, from the coding sequence ATGCTCCGCTGGTCTCGGCTACTGCGCGGGCGACCCCCGCCGGTGATGGGGCACGCCAAGCGGATGCGcttcgccggcgtcgacgacaATCCCTCCGTCACACACAAGCCGTGGGACACCAGCGAGCCGCTCATGGCGGACTACGGCTGGGAACGCGGTAAGCTGCCGAAGTTTCGCGCTCGTAGTCCGTTTCACCGCCAGCAGATCGCGCGCCGCATGGTGACGGAGCTGATCCGCAAAGACTACGTCATCGtaggcggcgcgcgcgctccgGCATTGCGCATCCTGGCCGACCACGTGGTCGAGCTCGCCAAGGCTGGTGACACGGACTCGCGTCAGCAGTTGGCCTACTTTCTACACGACCCCCTCATGGTCGACAAGGCCTTTGACGAGTATCCGCGTCGGTTCCGCGACATGAACGCCAAATACGCGATGATGACGCGCCTGAAggggcgccgacgcagcgacAACGTTGCCATGTACTTTGTGGAGTACAAAAATCGCGACATGAGCGACAATCACAAGGGCGAGGACTACACCGCTGGGCCGGAGCGCTTcttcctgccgccgcgcatcaTCGAGACCGAAAAAGGTATTCAGCGCCCGCCGCACATGCAGATGGCGTTTGACCGGTGGGCGAGCAAGTTTAAGACGGAGGAGTTTCATCActggtggcggctgcggcacgccaAGCTGCGCTACTGGGGTGTCCGCAACGTCCCGCATCCAAGCGATGTGGACCCACTCTggacagagaaggaggaggaggagtggcaCAACGAGATGCTGGCCAACACCAGCGACTTCGAGGACTTCGACCTCGACGACGACTCCTACGAGGCCGCcggcgagggaggcggccAGTGTGGCAGCTCATCTCCGTCAGGGATCGGACCGGAGCCACAGAAGAAGTTCTGA